Proteins encoded together in one Archangium lipolyticum window:
- a CDS encoding PKD domain-containing protein: MPKSKQLSSRLRPAHRAWPALAAFALAALAPAAHADSAIYGGGPFYSGGTAVMDDLRNSGFTTVILWSFHIEDNGDLVYNDIPVVKNGAYIGDPAWPTRLATLKTAPTSVERIEVSTGAWSVPDFERMARLVNGTAAGCGSTLVCGTGSNSILYRNFQALKAATGADAVNFDDESAYDLAPTTQFGQMLIGLGYKITFAPYTNQSFWRNLKNNLGSAVDRIYLQVYDGGAGNNPASWNTAMGMTVDPGLWSRHGTGCGSGDSPATVQSKMSNWKATAGIAGGFMWLYDDVLACWSQGTTAQYAAAINTAVSGNTPPVANFGVSVSGLTASFSDSSSDIDGSIASRSWNFGDGSGSTATNPSHTYASTGNYNVSLTVTDNGGASHTRTQTVSVGAGNINLALNKPATGSSACNSSETPAKAVNGSVSGGTTDKFCSLTSSSWLQVDLGSAQTVSSFVVKHAGAGGESSTWNTRAFTIQTSSNGTSWSTPVTVTNNTANTSTHSISPTSARYIKLNVTTPSQNGDPATRIYEFEVR, translated from the coding sequence ATGCCGAAGTCGAAGCAACTCTCGTCCCGCCTCCGTCCCGCCCACCGAGCCTGGCCGGCGCTCGCCGCCTTCGCCCTGGCCGCGCTCGCTCCGGCGGCCCATGCCGATTCGGCCATCTACGGCGGCGGCCCGTTCTATTCCGGCGGCACCGCGGTGATGGACGACCTGCGCAACTCGGGCTTCACCACCGTGATCCTGTGGAGCTTCCACATCGAGGACAACGGCGACCTGGTCTACAACGACATCCCGGTGGTCAAGAACGGCGCCTACATCGGCGACCCGGCCTGGCCGACGCGGCTGGCCACGCTCAAGACCGCGCCGACCTCGGTCGAGCGCATCGAAGTGTCGACCGGCGCCTGGAGCGTTCCCGATTTCGAGCGCATGGCCAGGCTGGTCAACGGCACCGCCGCCGGCTGCGGCAGCACCCTCGTCTGCGGCACCGGCAGCAACAGCATCCTGTACCGCAACTTCCAGGCGCTGAAGGCCGCCACCGGCGCCGACGCGGTCAACTTCGACGACGAGAGCGCCTACGACCTCGCCCCGACCACCCAGTTCGGGCAGATGCTGATCGGCCTGGGCTACAAGATCACCTTCGCGCCCTACACCAATCAGAGCTTCTGGAGGAACCTCAAGAACAACCTCGGCAGCGCGGTCGACCGCATCTACCTGCAGGTGTACGACGGAGGCGCCGGCAACAATCCGGCGAGCTGGAACACCGCGATGGGCATGACCGTCGATCCGGGCCTGTGGTCGCGCCACGGCACCGGCTGCGGCAGCGGCGACAGTCCGGCCACGGTGCAGAGCAAGATGAGCAACTGGAAGGCCACCGCCGGCATCGCCGGCGGCTTCATGTGGCTGTATGACGATGTCCTGGCGTGCTGGTCGCAGGGCACGACCGCGCAGTACGCGGCGGCGATCAACACCGCGGTCAGCGGCAACACCCCACCGGTGGCCAATTTCGGCGTCAGCGTGAGCGGACTGACCGCGAGCTTCAGCGACTCCTCCAGCGATATCGACGGCAGCATCGCCTCGCGCAGCTGGAATTTCGGCGACGGCAGCGGCTCGACCGCGACCAACCCCAGCCATACCTACGCCAGCACCGGCAACTACAACGTCAGCCTGACCGTGACCGACAACGGCGGCGCCAGCCACACCAGGACCCAGACCGTCTCGGTCGGCGCCGGCAACATCAACCTGGCGCTCAACAAGCCGGCGACCGGCTCCAGCGCCTGCAACAGCAGCGAAACGCCGGCCAAGGCGGTCAACGGCAGCGTCTCCGGCGGCACCACCGACAAGTTCTGCTCGTTGACCTCTTCGTCCTGGCTGCAGGTCGATCTCGGCTCCGCGCAGACGGTCAGCAGCTTCGTGGTCAAGCATGCCGGCGCGGGCGGCGAGTCGAGCACCTGGAACACCCGGGCCTTCACCATCCAGACTTCCAGCAACGGCACCAGCTGGAGCACCCCGGTGACGGTGACCAACAACACCGCCAACACCTCGACCCACTCGATCAGCCCCACCTCGGCGCGCTACATCAAACTCAACGTGACCACCCCGTCCCAGAACGGCGACCCGGCGACGCGCATCTACGAATTCGAGGTGCGCTGA
- a CDS encoding FMN-dependent NADH-azoreductase, whose product MAELLHIDSSARPGGSDVNRHGSHTRRLTARFVARWRAARPRDGVIYRDVGLNPPTPVTGRWIHSAFTKPALREPWMRETLAESDALVDELLAADVIVAGVPMYNFGVPAQFKAYIDNIVRVGRTFGFDRTRKGDPYWPLLTEANKTLVVLSSRGDFGYGKGQRIEHMNHVEPSIRTAFGYIGITHVESVAIEYDEFADERLAASIAQAEAEVDALVDRLLEPRLATARAV is encoded by the coding sequence ATGGCTGAGCTGCTGCATATCGACTCGAGTGCCCGTCCAGGCGGGTCCGACGTCAACCGTCATGGCTCGCATACTCGCCGTCTGACGGCCCGGTTCGTGGCGCGCTGGCGTGCCGCCCGCCCACGGGATGGAGTCATCTACCGGGATGTCGGGCTGAATCCGCCCACGCCGGTAACGGGCCGGTGGATCCACTCCGCCTTCACGAAGCCGGCATTGCGCGAGCCCTGGATGCGCGAGACGCTCGCGGAGAGCGATGCGTTGGTGGACGAGCTGCTCGCCGCGGATGTGATCGTCGCCGGCGTGCCGATGTACAACTTCGGCGTCCCCGCGCAGTTCAAGGCCTATATCGACAACATCGTCCGTGTGGGCCGCACGTTCGGCTTCGACCGCACACGGAAGGGCGACCCCTACTGGCCCCTGCTCACGGAGGCGAACAAGACGCTCGTGGTGCTGAGCTCGCGCGGCGACTTCGGTTATGGAAAGGGACAGCGAATCGAGCACATGAACCACGTGGAGCCGAGCATCCGGACCGCCTTTGGATACATCGGCATCACCCATGTGGAGTCAGTGGCGATCGAGTACGACGAGTTCGCCGATGAGCGGCTCGCGGCGTCGATCGCCCAAGCGGAAGCCGAGGTGGATGCCCTCGTCGACCGTCTGCTCGAGCCGCGTCTCGCCACGGCTCGAGCCGTTTGA
- a CDS encoding apiosidase-like domain-containing protein, translated as MANPLTLADYPIKASADQRYLVTATGAPFQYVADTPWALPSKLSQADVIAYLDDRQKKGFNTIQVMLLPLLSQWTKNYYGDVPFNGMNPASPAITSVATTDPSDASGYDYWDHVEWVIDQAGQRGIQVAAAVSWYGYGGRDWRPYMTTSAATSYGTFLGKRFGGKNNLFWILGGDNDPIGDVADVPAGMDTSDRVESTNAMANAIRANETKLHLMSYHAKRRSSSAKFFVSQPWHTVHFAYSPETTYSYVLADYNRTTVRPVVMPESYYDARPSSPILDRRRLRAQAWWSYLSGGVGFAYGHENIWDMDSDWKNALGAASATDIKNLASFLAGYKTHLLRPDHRTGNTQKLLTGGYGTTSTNGGLDYGVSATASDGSFGLAYFPTTRSDIVVNLAALGSGNVTLSWWNPGTGGAKTLIGTYTATGTRALAWPSGYTDALLIVERAGSTPPPSGTLFRAINLGGPALTIDGRTWEASSGAANLTLSGTRFEDQTIPLVPTTDANRAQMIRSCIYSTTAAVTIGVVPSDTYDVYLYVWEDNATKTFDVLVEGKLVQDDYVSGAPGQWKRLGPWVVSVTDGTLNLTTSGGTANLSGIEVYYH; from the coding sequence GTGGCCAATCCGCTCACGCTGGCGGACTACCCCATCAAGGCGAGCGCGGACCAGCGCTACCTCGTCACCGCCACGGGAGCTCCATTCCAGTACGTCGCCGACACGCCCTGGGCGCTGCCCTCGAAGCTGAGCCAGGCGGACGTGATCGCGTACCTCGACGATCGCCAGAAGAAGGGCTTCAACACCATCCAGGTGATGCTGCTCCCACTGCTGAGCCAGTGGACGAAGAACTACTACGGCGACGTGCCCTTCAACGGCATGAACCCGGCGTCACCGGCCATCACCTCGGTGGCCACGACGGACCCCTCGGATGCGAGCGGCTACGACTACTGGGACCACGTCGAGTGGGTGATCGACCAGGCCGGTCAGCGAGGCATCCAGGTGGCGGCGGCGGTGTCCTGGTACGGCTACGGAGGCAGGGACTGGCGCCCGTACATGACGACCAGCGCGGCCACGTCCTACGGGACCTTCCTGGGCAAGCGGTTCGGGGGCAAGAACAACCTCTTCTGGATCCTGGGCGGAGACAACGATCCCATCGGCGATGTCGCCGACGTCCCGGCGGGCATGGACACGAGCGACCGCGTCGAGTCGACCAACGCCATGGCGAACGCCATCCGAGCCAACGAGACGAAGCTCCACCTGATGTCGTACCACGCGAAGCGGAGGAGCTCGTCCGCGAAGTTCTTCGTGAGCCAGCCCTGGCACACCGTCCACTTCGCGTACTCGCCCGAGACGACCTACAGCTACGTGCTCGCGGACTACAACCGCACGACGGTGCGGCCCGTGGTGATGCCCGAGTCGTATTACGACGCCCGCCCCTCCTCGCCCATCCTCGACCGCCGGCGCCTGCGCGCGCAGGCCTGGTGGTCGTACCTCAGTGGCGGCGTGGGCTTCGCCTACGGCCATGAGAACATCTGGGACATGGACTCGGACTGGAAGAACGCCTTGGGGGCTGCATCGGCCACCGACATCAAGAACCTCGCGTCCTTCCTCGCGGGTTACAAGACGCACCTGCTGCGGCCGGACCACCGGACGGGGAACACCCAGAAGTTGCTGACGGGCGGATACGGCACCACCTCCACCAACGGGGGCCTCGACTACGGAGTCTCCGCCACGGCGAGCGATGGAAGCTTCGGCCTGGCGTACTTCCCGACGACGCGCTCCGACATCGTCGTGAACCTCGCCGCGCTGGGGAGCGGCAACGTGACGCTGTCCTGGTGGAACCCGGGCACGGGTGGAGCGAAGACGCTCATTGGCACGTACACGGCGACGGGGACGCGGGCGCTCGCCTGGCCCTCGGGCTACACGGATGCGCTGCTCATAGTGGAGCGCGCGGGCAGCACCCCGCCGCCCTCGGGAACGCTCTTTCGAGCCATCAACCTCGGTGGGCCGGCGCTCACCATCGACGGACGGACCTGGGAGGCCAGCAGCGGCGCGGCCAACCTCACCCTCTCGGGCACGCGCTTCGAGGACCAGACCATTCCGCTGGTGCCCACGACGGACGCCAACCGCGCGCAGATGATCCGCTCGTGCATCTACAGCACGACCGCCGCGGTGACGATCGGCGTGGTGCCATCGGACACCTATGACGTCTACCTCTACGTATGGGAGGACAACGCGACGAAGACGTTCGACGTGCTGGTAGAGGGCAAGCTCGTCCAGGATGACTACGTGAGCGGCGCGCCCGGCCAATGGAAGCGGCTGGGCCCCTGGGTCGTCTCCGTCACGGATGGCACCCTGAACCTGACCACCTCGGGAGGCACCGCCAACCTCTCGGGCATCGAGGTCTACTACCACTGA
- a CDS encoding RICIN domain-containing protein, producing the protein MFRMSVYRCLSLLGVVGGLGGCTANELESAEVSGQLQSTAIVSSITEGDYVIRSVMTNKCVDIASASTADGATVQQWDCNGTNAQKFHISPTSDGYWKIINVNSNKALDIKDNSTAQNAYFHQWTYVGANNQQFKFVARGNNQFSIHARHTDMVMDLYWGSANNGTQYVQYPYTGSANQLYTLDKVSGGSDPGTGRGCAIANDGQTTLRFINRCGFEVNFAGNNITGGLLGSGQEACRTIGSVTAYMPTKRYWGFRKGEDPGFEHHSLAEFGFNEVFYSYTSWDWFNLSHVDAHNLPLKIVPYELGGTTTCSGQTRSCPMDLLPNCPAEGQLRNAAGKVISCVSRDRDNPNSVVARYFDAACSQSYSWSGDDSVMAACNAEDFDIIFCPPN; encoded by the coding sequence ATGTTCCGTATGAGTGTGTACCGTTGTCTGTCGTTGTTGGGCGTCGTGGGGGGGCTGGGTGGCTGCACCGCCAACGAGCTGGAGAGCGCCGAGGTGAGCGGGCAGCTCCAGAGCACGGCCATCGTGTCGAGCATCACGGAGGGCGACTACGTCATCCGCTCCGTCATGACCAACAAGTGTGTCGACATCGCCTCGGCGAGCACCGCGGACGGAGCCACGGTGCAGCAGTGGGACTGTAACGGCACCAACGCTCAGAAGTTCCACATCTCCCCGACGTCGGATGGTTACTGGAAGATCATCAACGTCAACAGCAACAAGGCGCTCGACATCAAGGACAACAGCACCGCGCAGAACGCCTACTTCCACCAGTGGACGTACGTCGGCGCGAACAACCAGCAGTTCAAGTTCGTGGCCCGGGGCAACAACCAGTTCAGCATCCATGCGCGCCACACGGACATGGTGATGGACCTGTACTGGGGCTCGGCGAACAACGGCACGCAGTACGTCCAGTACCCGTACACCGGCAGCGCCAACCAGCTCTACACCCTGGACAAGGTGAGCGGCGGCTCCGATCCGGGCACGGGCCGCGGGTGCGCCATCGCCAATGATGGGCAGACCACCCTGCGCTTCATCAACCGGTGCGGCTTCGAGGTCAACTTCGCCGGCAACAACATCACGGGCGGTCTCCTGGGCTCGGGCCAGGAGGCGTGCCGGACCATCGGCTCCGTCACCGCGTACATGCCCACGAAGCGCTACTGGGGCTTCCGCAAGGGAGAGGATCCGGGCTTCGAGCACCACTCGCTCGCGGAGTTCGGCTTCAACGAGGTGTTCTACTCCTACACCAGCTGGGACTGGTTCAACCTCAGCCACGTGGATGCCCACAACCTCCCCCTGAAGATCGTTCCCTATGAGCTGGGTGGGACGACGACCTGCTCGGGGCAGACGCGGAGCTGCCCGATGGACCTGCTCCCGAACTGCCCCGCGGAGGGACAGCTGCGCAACGCCGCCGGCAAGGTCATCTCCTGCGTGAGCCGCGACCGCGACAATCCCAACAGTGTCGTGGCGAGGTACTTCGACGCGGCCTGCTCGCAGTCCTACTCGTGGTCCGGCGATGACTCGGTGATGGCGGCGTGCAACGCCGAGGACTTCGACATCATCTTCTGCCCGCCGAACTGA